GCTGAGATGCTGGGGTCTTAGGGTCCATCTTCCCCAGTGACCCAATCACACATCCCTGGGACCATCCCTGACTGTCTCGTTTCTGGGGGAGTCTCAGGATGGGGCGACggcgcccacagccccaggggcTCAGCCTGCGGCGGCTTTCCCCCAGGTCTACTTCCCCTACCTGCTCATCAGCAAGAAGCGGTACGCGGGCCTGCTCTTCTCCTCCCGGCCCGACGCccacgaccgcatggactgcaagGGCCTGGAGGCTGTGCGCAGGGACAACTGCCCCCTGGTGGCCAACCTCGTCACCGCCTCGCTGCGCCGCCTGCTCATCGACCGGTGCGTGGGGACCTCCACCCGGCCCCGAGCCCCTCCTCCCCTGGGGACACAGGTGTCAGGCCCAGCCCTTCAGTGGCGGCGCTGTGGAAAGAGTGGGGTCGGGCAGCTGCGGGTTCCGGCCCCGTTTCTGCCCCCTGGcagggcccctccccacccctggcgCGCACCCCGACTCCCCTGACGGCCGCCCCTCTGCAGAGACCCCGCGGGCGCCGTGGCGCATGCACAGGACGTCATCTCCGACCTGCTGTGTAATCGCATTGACATCTCGCAGCTGGTCATTACCAAGGAGCTGACCCGCGCCGCCGCCGACTACGCGGGCAAGCAGGCCCACGTGGAGCTGGCCGAGAGGTGCGCCCagccggggagggggcgggagtgGCCAGAAATAGCCCCTCACCCGCCAGCTGGGCCCGCCACTTCCTAGCCCGCCGGCCCGCCCCCGCCGGGGCCACCTGCCCTCACCCGGGCCCAACGCCTTGGTCTCCCCGCAGGATGAGGAAGCGGGACCCCGGGAGCGCGCCCAGCCTGGGCGACCGCGTCCCCTACGTGATCATCAGCGCTGCCAAGGGCGTGGCCGCCTACATGAAGTCCGAGGTCAGGCCCACCTGGGCTTCGCGCTCCGCCCAGCTCTCCGTGCTCTCACTTCTGCTTTCCAGGCAGGGTGGGAGGGTGTTCCTCTCCGCGGGCCCGCAGGGACCTTGAGAACCGCCCCCAACACACCACTGGGAGTTGGCTCCGTGATGCTTTGCTCTCAGGCTTCCCCGCACCCTCTGGAAGGCCCCTCCCCCCCGCTATTTGGACCCCTCCTGGAGGAGGCGCAGCCCCCCTGCACACAGCGAGAGTGCCTGTCACACCGTCAGTTTCTGAGGCTCTGGCTTCTTGGTCCCTGCTCTCCAGCTTGTCCTTCCCTGGGATTCACACCCCCCTGCATTCTACCTGGATGTCTAGTGACCCCTGACCCCACAACCCCCTCTAGTCCCCAGTTCCTGCCCCATCACCTTAGATctgggcttccagcctccagctCCATCTTCCTGCTTCCTGCCCCCACTGTGCTCTCTGACCCTTTAGTGGCGACCTGAGGGCTTCAACCTGTGGGTCACAGAGACTGTGACCAGGGACCCCCCCCCCATGACCTCTGACCCCATCCTAGCCTGGGCTAGCGACTGCCACTCAGCATTACCCACACTCATGACTgaaggaccccccccccccgcaacctCTGCGACTCCAGGGACCCCGGTGCCTcagcccctcccaggcccctccacTCCGTCCCCTGGTGTGACGGTGCCCTGCTCTGCCCACAGGACCCCCTGTTCGTACTGGAGCACAGCCTGCCCATTGACACGCAGTACTACCTGGAGCAGCAGCTCGCCAAGCCGCTCCTGCGCATCTTCGAGCCCATCCTGGGCGAGGGCCGTGCGGAGGCTGTGCTGCTGCgtacgggggtggggtgggggatccCGGGCGGGTTGGGGGACGGGGGTCAGGGTCGGGCACCCGGCCCACCGCCTGCCCTCACCTGCAGGTGGGGACCACACTCGCTGCAAGACGGTGCTCACGGGCAAGGTGGGCGGCCTGCTGGCCTTCGCCAAACGCCGGAGCTGCTGCGTTGGCTGCCGCACTGTCCTCAGCCACCAGGGTGAGCGCGGGACCCCGGCTCCTGGCCCTCCCGCCTCCGCCATCGCCCGGGGGCCCGGGCGCCAGCCCCGAGGGCCGGTGTGGCCCCTGGGTGGGGCTCCCGTCTGCAGGCGCCCCCAGGAGGGTCCCAGGCCCCCTACCCCGGGAGTTCCCCAGGGAGTTTTCTCCACACACTCGCTCCCTTGTTCTCTCATCTTGGGGACTTTCAGAAGCCGGGATGGGCAGCGGGCGGGGATGGGGCGGCCCAGGCCCTGGCTCAGCCCCAGCTCCCCTGTGCTGACCGGCcccccctcccctcatcccagGAGCCGTGTGCAAGTTCTGCCAGCCCCGGGAGTCGGAGCTGTACCAGAAGGAGGTGAGGGGATAGGGGAGGCGGGCCGGGCAGCTGGGGGTCGGGCAGGGCTAGGCCGCCCGCTCAGCCCCTGCTGCCCTCAGGTGTCCCACCTGAGCGCCCTGGAGGAGCGCTTCTCACGCCTGTGGACGCAGTGCCAGCGCTGCCAGGGCAGCCTGCACGAGGACGTCATCTGCACCAGGTGGGCGGCCGGCTGGGCCAGGGCAGCCCCCAGGGTCCCCCCCACACATCCCCTTCCGGCTGTGAGGGTCTCCCCGACCCATAGTGTCCCAGCCTGCACAACAGGCCGGTACACCGGTCCTGGCctccctggggtggggctggggggctgcTGAGCGGGGAGGGCCGGGCACCCAGTATCTGCCCGAGAAATGGCCATGCACACGCACACGCCATCACACAGAAGCACACACAGGGTctcggccccctcccccagggcggGCTGGGCTTTCCCCAGGGAATGGGTGGGCGGGGCGGGTTCCCACGCCAGGTGCCAGGTGCCAGGTGATATACAGCCGGTGGCCCAGCGCCCGCTCGAGCACCCGCTGTTACCGGCTTCCCCCCCCCAACCCGGGGCCCGCTGAGCAAACAGCTCCTGGTGGGCGGGCGCCGGGTGGGCAGCACACAGGGGCCAAAGTCCTGGGAACAGCCCCTGCCCCACTGCGGGCGCTGACCGCCGCCTGGCCCGCAGCCGGGACTGTCCCATCTTCTACATGCGCAAGAAGGTGCGGAAGGACCTGGAGGACCAGGAGCGGCTGCTGCGGCGCTTCGGGCCCCCCGGCCCCGAGGCCTGGTGACCTCTGACTTCAGCGGACTTCCCAccttgggggggcggggggacagGCGGGGAATTAATAAAGCTCAGGCCTTTTGTTCCATGGTATCTTGTGGTCTCTGGGGGGTCGTGGTCCACCGTCACGAGCCCTGGCCCAGGTGGCCTCGCTTCACTTGGTGGGATGCCCCGACCCCCAGGAGCTCCCATGGGCCTCTTCACCCTTCCTTGCGAGACCCCTGGGCTGGATCAggtctccccacccctcctgagcggccccccaggccccagccagcaGAGCCTCTGGGCCCCGCCTTCCAGGTGCTGACCTGCTTCCTCCACGCCTGGGGCAGCCCCCAGCAGGAGGCTCCCACTCCCCGGAACAACCAGGGGACCCCCCTCTCAGGTCACACACCCACAGTGTTTCCACCTCAGGGTCCCCACCGGCTTCAGGACTGAGTTTCTTCCTCAGGGACCCCTGCTGAATTCACGTTCACTCTGGGAGCCCCCACTCCCCTGCCTCTGACACCCGAGTGTTCTCACCTGCTATCGTTCTGTGCGTGCCCCCCAGAAACCCACTCcccctggctcctccgtccagagACACCCCACACACATGCCCCCTGAACACAAGACCCCTTGACTTTTTTACTTTCTCAGGGTCCTGCCAAAGCCAATGCTTCTCCCATCTCCACTCTTCAgggccagccccccaccccaaccctgggGATCCCCAAATCCAGGCAGCCCCTGGGCCCGCCCTCCTTGCCACGTGACCAAGGGGTTGTGCAATCCAGCCCCCTCCCCGACCCCCTCCCTGAGGGGATTTTCGAGGAGGGCTGAGCTCACAGCCAGCCGGCacccctgccccccccaccccgggggcTGGGCCAAGGTATAAATAGGGGTGGTGGCTGCAGGCGGCAGCAAGCACCGCCATGCTCACCCTAGAGGCTGCACAGTAAGTGGGGGCCCTCTGAAACCGGCACTCAggacccctgccctgcccctcaccTTTGACCCCTCTACCACCAGGCCTCCCCGCGGGGGCAGTGGTCTCTGCCCCACCCAGGAggcaggtgggtgggaggggctggggtccaCTCCCCCTCTTGGATCTCTTTGCCTCTGCCACCTCGATCGCCTCCTGCATCCCACCGTGTCTCTCCTGGACCCctggggagagaaaagagaaaggatctCTTTCCCTTGGGGCGCTTGCTGCTTTCCACCCCGGTGTCCTCCCAAGTGGCCCTTGGCCTCCGTCCCTGTCTTCCTCCAGGCCTCACTGCATCCCCGACTCCTGTGTCTGCAGCCTGCGCTGTGGGCCACATCTTTTCTGTTTGTGGGTCTCTTGTTTGCTGCTTCTTGCTCCCTCGCtgtgtctttctgtctgtctcatCTCTCCATCTGTCTGCCCGTCTATTCCCCACCCATTTCTGGGGCTTAATAAATACCTCCTGCAGCCCAAGCGTGAACGCCTCTCCACacctttctcccttccctcctctcctcccttcgcCTCGGCGGAGCCTCTTCTGTGTTTTCCCATCTCCATCCACACGTCTCTCCCGTCTGTTGCCTCTGGTCCAAGATGGACCCATTGAACGGACTCGCTCACcgaggccccctccccacccccacccgccctcGGGCACCCACATCTTCTCTCCGGGGACTTTCTCTCCTTCACTTTCCCTGCCCCCGCCCGGCCTCTGTCTATGCAAATCCCAGGGGAGGGGGAAACATTTGCCTGGCCTCCGCCCCCCACTTCCTGTCCCGGTGGGAGAGTGGGGGTGAGTGTGGTGGGGCTGGTCCCACACTGAGACACGCAGCCGCGGATCGGCTGCGGTGGTCACAGCTGCAGCCGCCTGCCCCACATCCATCCCCCAACCACTTTGAGAGCCAAGAGGCTGAAGACGTCCCTGACATGCCCTTGTGTCTCTCCCCCTCCAGGCTTGACGGGCCACACTTCAGCTGTCTGGTGAGTTGGGGTCCTGGGGGTCAGctagggctggggcggggggagacCCGCGAGGCCCATCGCGATCTTCcttcctcagtttccccctctgctTCTTCCTGTCCCTTTGTCTGACTTTACATTGCTATCCCCAAGCTCCcttttccccaccccctcccatcaCAGACGATTTTTCTAacatctctttccttctctcagatCCTGGTCCACTTCCTCCAATGGGGAGGAGTAGGTCTCTGTGTCTTTGACTTTGCGTCTCTTCCTCCATGCATCCCACGTTCAGTAAATctacttcttccttcttcccttctctgcttgactttatatattttcaaaaagcgAGTCGAAACTATTTCAGACACGCAGAATACTACACCCCACCCCCATAAACCCACAACCTAGTCCAAGAAATAAAACCTCACACATATGCTTGAAAGAAACCCCTGCGGGTGCCCCTTCCCCAacacatcccaccctcttccagcTTGAAGAGttcggttttttgttttgttttgtttttaattgaggtTTGCCTTACAAGTCAGGAAAGTGACAAGTCTTGCGGACAGCTCAGTGAGGTTTTCACTTACGTGCACACCTGTGTAGCCACGAACTGTATGAAGATATAGAACACTGTCATTACTCTAGAAGATTCTGTCATGTCCCCGCCCAGTCAATAGCCCCCTCTGATACTTTCACCACAGATGAGTTTTGTTTGGCTCTGAGCTTTTTGCACAGTGGCCCCCTTTGGGTCTGGCTCCCTTCGTGTGACCTGAAGTGTATGTCAGACACTGATCCTTTTTCTTTGTTGTATAGTACTCCGTCTCAGGACGACACCACAGTTCTCGTGTGTTCTCCTGTCCCTGGGCACTCAGGCTGTTTCCCCTTTGGGGCTGTTACTAAAGCTGCCCTGATTGTTCTTGAACAAGGCTCTTTTGTGGACTTAACATTTCCAGATTTAGCCCTAAGACCAGGATGACATATCTCTAGTTTTAGAGTTTCACTGCTAAAGCAACACTCAGCTCTTGGGGTGAATTGAAGCGATGTGGAGGTGGATAAAGGAAGGGTCGAGAGAGCTTCTTTCCCTCTGTTAAAAACGCTTCCATGCCTCTTACCCTTCATCGCCTGTGCCCCCAGCCCTGAGGCAGGCAAGGCTAGGGGAATTCTCCACCCTCCTCAGCTGCTATGACTGTGTACTGGCGAGGTGCTGGGGTTCCCGGAAGCCCACACTCTTAGTGGTAGCCGGCTGCTGTCTGTCAGAGAGCCTGGTCTCTGTGTTCCTGTGTCTCTGCCTGCATCTCttgttctgtgtgtgtctgggtctTTGTGTATTCTGCTGAGCTGTGTCTACCTCCCATCTCGGTGCCCCTGTCTCTGGTGCCTGGCCTGTCTTTCTCGCCCTCTCCCAGCCTGTCAGAGTCTTCTGCCTGGTCCGGGGTAGGTGGGGTCTCCCTGCAGCCTGGGTGAcccctcttcctcccccaccTCTATCAGTACCCGGATGGGGTCTTCTACGATCTGGACAGCTGCAAGCACTCCAGCTACCCCGACTCAGAGGGGGCGCCTGGTGAGTGACCCTGGcccagcccccctgccccccctgCCCCTTGGGCCCGTTTCACAGATGGGGGAGCTGAGGCCCAGGGGAGCTGTCAGCTGGCCCAGCAGGACAAGGTTAGCCCTGGGCCTCCAGacctcctcccctttcctctcccacGCACCCGCTTGCCCATGCAAATCCTGGGGTCACAGATTTGCACAGCCCACAATAGCCCCTCTGTGCTGGTGGGGGCTTCGAGGGGGAGGGGCCCGAGGCCAGACCTCTCAGCTTCTAATCCTGCGCCCTTCCCCCTAGACCTGTGGAGCTATGGCCTCAGTCCCACCGTCCCAGCCGCCTCCTATGAAACCTTTGACCCAGCTGTGGCCAACTTCAGCCAACCCCAGAGTGTCCAGCTCTGCTATGGCCCTTCAACCTACAGCCCCGTGGGGAGCCTGGACCCGGCCCCCAGCCTGGAGGCCCCAGGACCCGGCTTCCCGGCGTACCCCACGGAAGACTTCCCGAGCCAGGTGAGGGCTGGGGAGACCACGGAAGTTCCCCATCCTTTGATTGAGGTGCCCGGCACCACGTCAGAACCCGAGCACATAGGGAACCCTTAACCCCTCTGATGACTCTGGGGTTAAACGGCATTATTACTCCATCACAGGAGCCAGCCCCCAGAGGCGCAGATGTGCGTCAAGGGGTGGGAGGCTCTCACAGAGGTGGCCCATGTGTCCCTGGCCACGCCATGGAGATCGGAAGTGAGCCCGAGTACAGGCTGTGAGCGGAGCAGGGAGCCCACAGCCAGGGCCCGGGAAGAAGTGAGGGGGAAGaagcagagggaggcagagaagggagcCCCCCGGGCCATGGGTAACCCTGACCTTCCGCAGACCCTGGGCCCCCCGGCGTACGCCCCCTATGCCAGCCCCGTGCTCTCAGAGGAGGAGGACCTCCTGTTGGACAGTCCCGCCCTGGAGGTCTCGGACAGCGAGTCGGATGAGGTCCTCGTGGCTGGCCCGGAAGGCAGGGG
Above is a genomic segment from Ovis canadensis isolate MfBH-ARS-UI-01 breed Bighorn chromosome 14, ARS-UI_OviCan_v2, whole genome shotgun sequence containing:
- the SPIB gene encoding transcription factor Spi-B, producing the protein MLTLEAAQLDGPHFSCLYPDGVFYDLDSCKHSSYPDSEGAPDLWSYGLSPTVPAASYETFDPAVANFSQPQSVQLCYGPSTYSPVGSLDPAPSLEAPGPGFPAYPTEDFPSQTLGPPAYAPYASPVLSEEEDLLLDSPALEVSDSESDEVLVAGPEGRGSEAGARKKLRLYQFLLGLLTRGDMRECVWWVEPGAGVFQFSSKHKELLARRWGQQKGNRKRMTYQKLARALRNYAKTGEIRKVKRKLTYQFDSALLPAARRA